The sequence below is a genomic window from Rudanella lutea DSM 19387.
GCACCAGCAGCACGCCCACAAACACGGTTAACACGAGCGCAATAATCACATCAATCATACGTCAGTCGGTGCGGGTAAACGTGAGCGTGACAACTCCATTGAGCAAAATCTGCGACGGGCTCGGCAACTCCACCCAAACCGGGTTGGTCGGTTCGCTGCGGGCCACAATCTGCTCGTTCAAGCGGGTTTCGTGTGCGCTGAACGAAGCCAGCTGAAACACCCCGGCGGAGGCATCGTACCGAATCCGGGCGTGGGGGTTCGACACGTAGGGCGACCGAAGCCGGATGTAATTGGCAAACGCGCCATTGTCGGGCTCATGCCGGGCAATAACCACTTCGCGGTCTTTCATCCAGTGGGTTTCTTCGGTGTTCTGATCGGCCATGTAGCAATCAATCCGGGCCAGGTGTTCGGGCCGGACCGGAGCTACTGGTGGCACTACAGGGCCGGGCGCGGTGGCGGGTGCCACCGACTGCGGGGCCGGGGCATTCGCTGATGCAACCCCGTCGGTAACAGCCGGGGCAGGCACCGGGGGGGCCAACCGGGCCGGGTCGATACGCACGGCAAACGCCCCCGACTCGCGGAAGTCGATGTGCCCAAAAGCGGGCAGGTTCACGTCCATTTTTTCGTAGACGTTCGTGTTTTTCACCTTGCGCGTAGCCTTCAGATTACTGTTTGCCGACGGCCGGGGGCCGGGGTCAATTTCAAGCGAATGCCCGGTCAACGAGCCAATCACCTCAATATCGGCGGGGCCAATGGCGCGGCCTTCAAACTCGGTGCCCGGCCCAAACTTAAACTGCCAGTGCGAGGCCACGGTGACAATTCGGTCGTCACCGCCCTTGCGCCGGTCTATGGCGGCATAAAACGCATTGACGGCCTCATTGACAATCACGGGCAGAGCCGCCAGCCGTTCGGTATAGCTCGACGGGTGGAGAATGACAATGTAGTGGGCATCAAAAAGCAGGCTGTTCCCAATGCTTTCGCGGTTGAGCGAGGCCTCAAAGCAACGGATCAGCTCGTGCAGAATCCGGTCGCTTTTGATTGGTTCGGGCGCGCCCGACTGCCGCTTGGGCACGAGCAGGTTACTTAACTGATCCCAAAAGGTCTTGGGTTGCTTTTCCATCGGATACATAACGAACCTTTGCCGCAAACGTACACACAGTATTTTTCTTGCGGCCAATAAGTTCGTTAATGGCTCCTGGCCCCCACCAGCCGAATTAATCCGGCCCATTCTGGCACAATTTTGCCCCGAATACGTTTCTTTAACCAAGAGCCACCACAAGGCCTGTTAACCGAATGACCCCATTACTGAAAGACCTTACGCCCCGGCAGATTGTTGCCGAACTGGACGGATACATTATTGGGCAGCACGATGCCAAACGCAACGTAGCTATTGCCCTGCGCAACCGCTGGCGCCGGATGAATGCCCCGGTCGATATGCAGCGCGAAATTACCCCCAACAATATTCTGATGATCGGGGCCACCGGCGTCGGTAAAACCGAGATTGCCCGCCGACTGGCCAAACTGGCCGATGCGCCCTTTACCAAAGTCGAAGCCTCGAAGTTTACAGAGGTGGGCTACGTAGGCCGCGATGTCGAAAGCATGGTACGCGACCTGGTTGAGCAGGCCATCAACATGGTGAAAGCCGCCAAAAAAGAAGCCGTGAAAGTCCGGGCAAGCCAGATTGTCGACGATCTGATTCTGGACATTCTCATTCCGCCGGTGCGGCCGTCGTCGTCAATGGTGCGACCGCTGGGCTTTGGCGATACGGGCGACAACAACGGCGACGGTATCCGCGATACCGATGCCGAACTGAACGAACGTACCCGCGAACGGTTCCGGGCCAAGGTGCAGTCGGGCGAGATGGACAGCCGACACATCGAAATCGACGTGCAACAGAGCCAAATGCCCAATATCGGCGTGATGGGCGGGGCTATCGACGACCTGTCGATGATGAAT
It includes:
- a CDS encoding FHA domain-containing protein is translated as MEKQPKTFWDQLSNLLVPKRQSGAPEPIKSDRILHELIRCFEASLNRESIGNSLLFDAHYIVILHPSSYTERLAALPVIVNEAVNAFYAAIDRRKGGDDRIVTVASHWQFKFGPGTEFEGRAIGPADIEVIGSLTGHSLEIDPGPRPSANSNLKATRKVKNTNVYEKMDVNLPAFGHIDFRESGAFAVRIDPARLAPPVPAPAVTDGVASANAPAPQSVAPATAPGPVVPPVAPVRPEHLARIDCYMADQNTEETHWMKDREVVIARHEPDNGAFANYIRLRSPYVSNPHARIRYDASAGVFQLASFSAHETRLNEQIVARSEPTNPVWVELPSPSQILLNGVVTLTFTRTD